In one Vulgatibacter incomptus genomic region, the following are encoded:
- a CDS encoding SRPBCC family protein — protein sequence MSGRESYAAGAAAGAEVRKDGETWTLILVRDLRHPPERIWKALTDPSQLREWAPFDADRSLGTTGPVKLSTVGTPKTVVDETRVTRADEARLLEYTWGGKDMRWELKPHDSGTRLTLWHCIDRGFISMGAAGWHICFDVLERFLADEPIGRIVAGDAMKFGWPRLNAEYAKQFGVEVPGWPPKAEPA from the coding sequence ATGAGTGGCCGAGAATCGTACGCAGCGGGCGCCGCAGCCGGCGCAGAGGTCCGCAAGGACGGAGAGACGTGGACGCTGATCCTGGTCCGCGACCTCCGGCATCCGCCTGAGAGGATCTGGAAGGCGCTGACCGATCCCTCGCAGCTGCGCGAGTGGGCTCCCTTCGACGCGGATCGCAGCCTCGGGACGACGGGCCCGGTGAAGCTCTCGACGGTCGGGACTCCGAAGACCGTGGTCGACGAGACGCGCGTTACGCGAGCGGATGAGGCGCGGCTCCTCGAGTACACGTGGGGCGGCAAGGACATGCGGTGGGAGCTGAAGCCGCACGACAGCGGTACGCGCCTGACGCTCTGGCACTGCATCGATCGCGGCTTCATCTCGATGGGCGCAGCGGGCTGGCACATCTGCTTCGACGTGCTCGAGCGCTTCCTCGCGGACGAGCCCATCGGCCGGATCGTCGCGGGTGACGCGATGAAGTTCGGGTGGCCCCGCCTGAACGCCGAGTACGCCAAGCAGTTCGGCGTCGAGGTTCCGGGCTGGCCGCCCAAGGCGGAGCCCGCCTGA
- a CDS encoding helix-turn-helix transcriptional regulator, whose amino-acid sequence MRADRLVRLLLLLQSRSGWTAATLADQLEVSERTVYRDLDALSASGIPVQAVRGPGGGVSLMDGFRTELTGLTRAEVHAIASVGESPALGDLQLRLPLRSALAKLGFGLPPAQQQVIAYARQRLHVDPTPFFGEPEEVPHLEALREAVWQNRRIRLAYVDFDGTRSRRLIDPQGLVVKADRWYLVAITSRGPAVFRGSRIERSTLLDQTFERPADFDLPTFWRQWSARFAEKRAVYEVRLRLTEEGAAALRALRPRAEHGHIAAGETVVDFERESIAVSQLCHAPTGVEVLAPDDLRSRLRAIGTAFNATYG is encoded by the coding sequence ATGCGCGCCGACCGCCTCGTTCGTCTTCTCCTGCTGCTCCAGAGCCGAAGCGGGTGGACCGCGGCAACTCTCGCAGACCAGCTCGAGGTCTCCGAGCGCACGGTGTATCGGGACCTCGATGCGCTCTCCGCGTCGGGCATTCCTGTCCAGGCGGTTCGTGGTCCAGGTGGCGGCGTCTCCCTGATGGACGGCTTCCGCACGGAGCTCACAGGTCTCACCCGAGCCGAGGTCCACGCGATCGCGTCCGTCGGCGAATCGCCGGCCCTCGGCGACCTGCAGCTCCGGCTCCCGCTCCGCAGCGCCCTGGCCAAGCTCGGCTTCGGTCTCCCTCCTGCGCAGCAGCAGGTGATCGCCTACGCCCGTCAGCGCCTCCACGTGGATCCAACGCCGTTCTTCGGCGAACCGGAGGAGGTTCCCCACCTCGAAGCGCTCCGCGAGGCGGTCTGGCAGAACCGCCGCATCCGCCTCGCCTACGTCGACTTCGACGGAACGCGGAGCCGTCGCCTGATCGATCCCCAGGGCCTCGTGGTGAAGGCCGACCGCTGGTACCTGGTGGCGATCACGTCGCGTGGCCCAGCGGTCTTCCGAGGGTCTCGGATCGAGAGATCAACCCTCCTCGACCAGACCTTCGAGAGGCCGGCCGACTTCGATCTGCCGACGTTCTGGCGGCAATGGAGCGCCCGGTTCGCGGAGAAGCGCGCCGTGTACGAAGTGCGGCTCCGCCTCACCGAGGAAGGAGCTGCGGCGCTCCGCGCGCTCCGGCCTCGGGCGGAGCACGGCCACATCGCCGCGGGCGAGACCGTCGTCGACTTCGAACGCGAGAGCATCGCGGTCTCGCAGCTCTGCCATGCGCCGACGGGCGTCGAGGTGCTCGCCCCCGATGACCTGCGGAGCCGGCTCCGTGCGATCGGAACCGCCTTCAATGCCACCTACGGTTGA
- a CDS encoding choice-of-anchor J domain-containing protein: MGITPTCTCKPGYLGDGWSCTDAHWLVVTEGFDDITALPRLGWLMENRSVPLGPSSWTQGVGLLTSWDGPSNAFLGAFFRATGPSGTINLWIATPLLSFGAWNRISFLTIALGQGYPDRLEVRLCDTPPCQLPDDDGVGSYSTLLGSVNPNLAVGGYPEIWTWLSFANEDGIPYSGMGRIALRYYVTDGGLAGANGNMIGIDRLAVETSYPVYLVKGAVSGLSGDGLVLWLNGNVELPIDHDGAFSFPRRLDIGTPYSVSVERQPEGQICVVANATGTIAIADVENVQVTCTPE; this comes from the coding sequence ATCGGGATCACGCCGACGTGCACCTGCAAGCCAGGCTACCTCGGGGATGGTTGGTCCTGCACCGACGCCCATTGGCTGGTCGTCACCGAAGGCTTCGACGACATCACAGCGCTCCCACGATTGGGATGGCTGATGGAGAACCGAAGCGTGCCGCTCGGACCCTCCAGCTGGACCCAGGGCGTTGGGCTGCTCACGTCCTGGGACGGTCCGAGCAACGCATTCCTCGGCGCGTTCTTTCGGGCAACGGGGCCTAGCGGCACGATCAACCTATGGATCGCTACCCCTCTCCTCTCGTTCGGTGCGTGGAACAGAATCTCGTTCCTCACGATCGCCTTGGGTCAGGGATATCCAGATCGGCTCGAGGTCCGCCTCTGTGACACCCCTCCATGCCAGCTGCCCGACGACGACGGAGTCGGGAGCTACTCGACTCTTCTCGGATCCGTGAACCCGAATTTGGCGGTAGGCGGGTACCCCGAGATCTGGACCTGGCTCTCGTTCGCCAATGAGGACGGGATCCCGTATTCGGGCATGGGGCGCATCGCGCTTCGCTACTACGTGACGGACGGAGGTTTGGCAGGCGCCAACGGCAACATGATCGGCATCGATCGGCTCGCGGTGGAGACCTCCTATCCCGTCTATCTCGTGAAGGGTGCGGTCAGTGGACTCTCGGGCGACGGCCTCGTGCTCTGGTTGAACGGGAACGTCGAGCTTCCGATCGATCACGATGGAGCCTTCTCGTTCCCGCGCCGGCTCGACATCGGCACGCCGTACTCGGTGAGCGTGGAGCGGCAGCCCGAGGGACAGATCTGCGTCGTCGCGAACGCGACCGGAACCATCGCGATCGCCGACGTCGAGAACGTGCAGGTGACCTGCACGCCCGAATAG
- a CDS encoding SDR family oxidoreductase, translating to MGKALEGKVALVAGATRGVGRGIALMLGEAGATVWCSGRSVRGQLASGEGRPETIEETAELVGARGGRGIAVRTDHTVESEVVALCQRIERESGRLDLLVNDVWGGDALIEWGKPFWETTPGNARSLLERAIFSHLLTSRHALPLLLRAERGLLVEVTDGDFFGYRGNVLYDLVKMTLIRLAFALSRELRETPVTALAVTPGYLRSEAMLDHFGVTEANWRDAISHTPDYVSSETPCFVGRAIAALAADPLVRRKAGRVLSSWGLAREYGLTDLDGSRPDWGAYFEQKYGRAPVADDAAYASWLDSPMDLIFPDGVPDLNQRPGSSAGDVVGS from the coding sequence ATGGGCAAGGCATTGGAAGGAAAGGTCGCGCTGGTGGCGGGGGCAACTCGCGGCGTCGGAAGGGGGATCGCGCTCATGCTCGGCGAAGCGGGCGCGACGGTGTGGTGTAGCGGGCGCAGCGTACGGGGACAGCTCGCCAGCGGAGAGGGCCGGCCGGAGACGATCGAGGAGACCGCGGAGCTGGTCGGTGCGCGAGGCGGGCGAGGGATCGCCGTCCGCACGGATCACACTGTGGAGTCGGAGGTAGTCGCGCTCTGCCAACGAATCGAGCGGGAGTCGGGGCGGCTCGACCTCCTCGTCAACGACGTTTGGGGCGGCGACGCGCTGATCGAGTGGGGAAAGCCGTTCTGGGAGACCACCCCCGGGAACGCTCGCTCGTTGCTCGAGCGGGCGATCTTCTCGCATCTCCTCACGAGCCGACATGCGCTCCCGCTGCTCCTTCGTGCGGAGCGGGGGCTCCTGGTGGAGGTCACGGATGGCGACTTCTTCGGCTACCGCGGGAACGTGCTCTATGACCTCGTGAAGATGACCCTCATCCGCCTGGCGTTCGCACTCTCCCGCGAGCTGCGCGAGACGCCGGTGACGGCGCTAGCGGTGACGCCCGGATACCTGCGATCGGAAGCGATGCTCGATCACTTCGGCGTCACCGAGGCCAACTGGCGGGACGCGATCTCCCACACGCCCGACTACGTGTCCTCCGAGACGCCGTGCTTCGTCGGCCGTGCCATTGCGGCCCTCGCCGCGGATCCGCTCGTCCGCCGAAAGGCCGGCCGCGTCCTCAGCTCCTGGGGCCTCGCCCGCGAGTACGGCCTCACGGATCTGGACGGCTCCCGCCCGGATTGGGGCGCCTACTTCGAGCAGAAGTACGGTCGAGCGCCGGTCGCCGACGATGCCGCGTACGCGTCGTGGCTCGACAGCCCGATGGATCTCATCTTCCCGGACGGCGTTCCCGATCTGAACCAGAGGCCTGGCTCAAGCGCCGGGGACGTCGTCGGCTCGTAG
- a CDS encoding TetR/AcrR family transcriptional regulator C-terminal domain-containing protein, whose protein sequence is MRTTYVTIVEDLRRRIDAGDLAPGERAPSTRALARRWKVANATAARALRELTQAGLLEAVPRSGMVVASQELSRERIVAAAIRVADEEGLATFSIRGVAARLDAPVTSLYRHVRSKDELLALMVDQALGELPLPERPPSGWRAQIELSARTEWQMMRRHPWLARLMQIGRPTALPSSLGFVDWVMRALDGTRLDAANKLLVHILLHGFIQGLAVNLEADAQATGETGLSEDDHMRTQEAAFRAAMSSGAYPHFAAIFAELSEGFDPDLDALFELGLGALLDGFTPMFEGKRQRRS, encoded by the coding sequence ATGAGGACCACCTACGTGACCATCGTGGAGGACCTGCGTCGACGCATCGACGCGGGAGATCTCGCGCCCGGAGAGCGAGCACCCTCGACGCGCGCGCTGGCCCGCCGCTGGAAGGTCGCCAACGCCACCGCGGCCCGGGCACTACGCGAGCTCACCCAGGCCGGGCTCCTCGAGGCCGTCCCTCGCTCGGGGATGGTGGTCGCGAGCCAGGAGCTCTCGAGAGAGCGAATCGTCGCCGCGGCCATACGAGTGGCCGACGAGGAGGGGCTGGCGACGTTCTCGATTCGTGGCGTCGCTGCCAGGCTGGACGCGCCGGTCACGTCGCTCTATCGGCACGTCCGAAGCAAGGACGAGCTGCTCGCGCTCATGGTCGACCAGGCTCTGGGCGAGCTGCCCCTCCCCGAACGACCGCCGAGCGGGTGGCGGGCCCAGATCGAGCTTTCGGCGCGGACGGAGTGGCAGATGATGAGGCGGCATCCGTGGCTCGCTCGGCTCATGCAGATCGGTCGCCCCACGGCGCTCCCGAGCTCGCTCGGGTTCGTCGACTGGGTGATGCGCGCTCTCGACGGCACCAGGCTCGACGCCGCGAACAAGCTCCTCGTGCACATCCTCCTCCACGGCTTCATCCAGGGGCTCGCGGTCAACCTCGAAGCAGACGCGCAGGCGACGGGAGAGACCGGCCTCTCCGAAGACGACCACATGCGCACGCAGGAGGCGGCGTTCCGAGCGGCGATGTCGAGCGGCGCCTACCCGCATTTCGCCGCGATCTTCGCCGAGCTCAGCGAGGGCTTCGACCCGGACCTCGACGCGCTCTTCGAGCTGGGCCTCGGAGCGCTCCTCGATGGCTTCACGCCCATGTTCGAGGGCAAGCGGCAGCGACGCAGCTGA
- a CDS encoding NADPH-dependent F420 reductase — translation MGGQRKSRPCSPPVSEGGDMKIGIIGAGNIGGTLTRRFTKLGHQVCVANSRGPRTLGELAAETGAKPVTVSEAARSGAVVIIAIPERSYMELPPDLFDGVPDDVVVVDTGNYYPRQRDGTIEAIEAGSTESGFASHMIGRPVVKAFNNIYADHLAKSGKPPGAKGRIALPVAGDDPAAKAIVTRLVDELGFDAVDAGGLDDSWRQQPGTPVYASDHDAAGVRRALADASRERQPEFRGTADSPGTFSHPA, via the coding sequence ATGGGCGGCCAACGGAAATCGCGTCCATGCTCCCCTCCCGTTTCGGAGGGAGGCGACATGAAGATTGGGATCATTGGCGCAGGGAACATCGGCGGAACGTTGACCCGCCGCTTCACCAAGCTCGGACACCAGGTGTGCGTGGCGAACTCCCGGGGGCCTCGGACCCTCGGAGAGCTGGCGGCTGAGACCGGCGCGAAGCCTGTCACCGTGAGCGAGGCGGCGAGGTCTGGCGCGGTCGTGATCATCGCGATCCCCGAGCGAAGCTACATGGAGCTCCCTCCGGATCTCTTCGACGGGGTGCCGGACGACGTCGTCGTGGTCGACACGGGCAACTACTACCCCAGGCAACGGGACGGGACGATCGAGGCGATCGAGGCAGGATCGACCGAGAGTGGATTCGCTTCTCACATGATCGGGCGGCCGGTCGTGAAGGCATTCAACAACATCTACGCCGATCACCTGGCGAAGTCGGGCAAGCCGCCCGGCGCGAAGGGACGGATCGCGCTCCCGGTGGCCGGCGACGATCCGGCCGCCAAGGCGATCGTGACGCGGCTGGTGGACGAGCTCGGCTTCGATGCGGTGGACGCGGGCGGGCTCGACGATTCCTGGCGCCAGCAGCCCGGAACGCCCGTCTACGCCTCGGATCACGACGCGGCCGGCGTTCGGCGCGCGCTGGCGGACGCGAGCCGCGAGCGTCAGCCCGAGTTCCGCGGCACCGCGGACAGTCCGGGCACGTTCAGCCATCCCGCGTGA
- a CDS encoding FAD-dependent monooxygenase — MKFGESTRKFGAPIACDVRTAPEVPMTRRRILISGAGIAGPALACALDPRLWDVTVVERARELRPGGQAVDFRGPVHREVLDRLDLWGPIWERRTRGTDLVLLGRSGKPVARMPSVMMSGDVEILRGDLSRLLVDRSASAGVQYRFSDRIAALRADADGVEVGFASGSKETFDLVVGADGIHSGVRAVQFGDESKFLRHHGYLLATFSMRNVLRLSGEALAYSVPGRSVMISGDGSEVGRAQLIFAGAPLSRGERSDARALRRRVREAYRNLEWEVPRVLEELDKSTDLYVDQIATVRLDRFCQGRVVLLGDAAWGGTLGGQGTSLGIVGAYVLASELTSAGADVENALARYEAAMAPYARENQKGAERAGSFFAPKTRAGRLLRDLAYRALTSRPLIGQFEKMVKASATDFTLPSQPALQP, encoded by the coding sequence GTGAAATTCGGGGAATCGACTCGTAAATTCGGAGCACCGATTGCGTGCGACGTACGCACTGCTCCGGAGGTTCCCATGACGCGACGACGGATTCTCATCTCAGGCGCCGGCATCGCCGGTCCGGCTCTCGCCTGTGCACTCGACCCCAGACTCTGGGACGTGACGGTGGTCGAACGCGCTCGGGAGCTCCGCCCTGGCGGGCAGGCCGTCGACTTCCGTGGGCCCGTTCACCGCGAAGTGCTCGACCGGCTCGACCTCTGGGGTCCGATCTGGGAGCGTCGAACCCGGGGAACCGATCTCGTGTTGCTCGGACGATCGGGCAAGCCCGTCGCCCGGATGCCCTCGGTGATGATGAGCGGAGACGTGGAGATCCTGCGGGGCGACCTCTCGCGCCTCTTGGTCGACCGAAGTGCCAGCGCGGGCGTGCAGTACAGATTCTCCGATCGCATTGCCGCACTTCGAGCGGACGCGGACGGCGTGGAGGTCGGCTTCGCGAGCGGCTCGAAGGAAACCTTCGACCTGGTGGTCGGCGCCGACGGCATCCACTCGGGCGTGCGCGCGGTGCAGTTCGGGGACGAATCGAAGTTCCTGCGCCACCACGGCTACCTGCTGGCCACGTTCTCGATGCGGAACGTGCTGCGGCTTTCCGGGGAGGCGCTGGCGTACAGCGTGCCCGGGCGTTCGGTGATGATCTCGGGCGACGGCAGTGAGGTCGGCCGCGCGCAGCTGATCTTCGCAGGGGCTCCGCTCTCCCGCGGCGAACGCAGCGACGCGAGGGCGCTGCGGCGTCGGGTGAGGGAGGCCTACAGGAACCTGGAATGGGAGGTGCCTCGCGTGTTGGAGGAGCTCGACAAGTCGACCGATCTCTACGTCGATCAGATCGCCACGGTGAGGCTGGACCGCTTCTGTCAGGGACGGGTGGTGCTGCTCGGGGACGCCGCCTGGGGCGGAACCCTCGGTGGGCAGGGGACGTCCCTGGGAATCGTCGGCGCGTACGTGCTTGCCTCCGAGCTGACGAGTGCGGGCGCCGACGTCGAGAACGCGCTCGCTCGATACGAGGCGGCCATGGCTCCCTATGCCCGGGAGAACCAGAAGGGCGCCGAGCGAGCCGGCTCCTTCTTCGCTCCGAAGACGCGCGCGGGGCGGCTCTTGCGTGACCTCGCGTACCGCGCGCTCACCTCACGCCCGCTCATCGGGCAGTTCGAGAAGATGGTGAAGGCGAGCGCGACCGACTTCACCTTGCCTTCTCAGCCGGCGCTTCAACCGTAG
- a CDS encoding DoxX family protein, with product MTTSSAESARARSLPATPSMAALWTGRVLQGLAVAFLTFDVAIKISLSHQAIEGTVDLGYPSHSVLPIGLIGLACLVLYLIPRTAILGAVLWTGYFGGAIATHLRLANPLATHTLFPIYIAVLVWGGLWLRDERLRALLPLRRAKR from the coding sequence ATGACCACCTCATCCGCCGAATCCGCCCGCGCTCGTTCCCTTCCTGCTACGCCGTCCATGGCAGCCCTCTGGACCGGCAGAGTCCTGCAGGGGCTCGCGGTGGCCTTCCTGACCTTCGACGTCGCCATCAAGATCTCCCTGAGCCACCAGGCCATCGAGGGAACGGTGGACCTCGGCTACCCGAGCCATTCCGTCCTCCCGATCGGGCTGATCGGTCTCGCCTGCCTGGTCCTGTACCTGATCCCCCGAACGGCGATCCTCGGGGCCGTCCTCTGGACCGGATACTTCGGCGGGGCGATCGCGACCCACCTGCGCCTCGCCAACCCGCTCGCGACGCACACGCTGTTCCCGATCTACATCGCGGTCCTCGTCTGGGGCGGATTGTGGCTGCGGGACGAGAGGCTGCGGGCGCTCCTCCCGCTCCGGCGTGCGAAGCGGTAG
- the chrA gene encoding chromate efflux transporter: MMTPALPVSDPSPGDHLHRATAGSVAEVAAVFLRLGCMSFGGPIAHLGYLRAELVEKRRWIDDAQLGDLVALCQFLPGPASSQVVFAMGMQRAGLPGALLASACFTLPSALLMVGFAYGVATVGNLQGAGWLHGLKLAAVVVVAQAVWGMGKKLCTDRARVSLCLAAAAIVLAFPSALAQLGVIAGAGVVGLRLYRNDLTPAPSPTRAGGWRGHAVAGSALLVFLVLLVVLPALSSATGSRAIAELDSFYRSGSLVFGGGHVVLPLLRAEVVPRGWLTDEQFLAGYGAAQALPGPMFAFAAYLGSAMNPGDRSWLGGIWCLLAIFLPAWLLIGGALPFWHRLRAKRWAQAALAGANASVVGILLAALYNPVFTEGVRGGADAVAALVGFGLLEHWRAPPWLVVVGMAAAGQWLLPA, from the coding sequence ATGATGACCCCGGCGCTCCCGGTATCCGACCCGTCTCCCGGCGACCACCTCCACCGCGCGACGGCGGGGAGCGTCGCCGAGGTGGCCGCGGTCTTCCTGCGGCTAGGCTGCATGTCGTTCGGCGGGCCGATCGCGCATCTGGGTTACCTGCGCGCGGAGCTGGTCGAGAAGCGCCGCTGGATCGACGACGCGCAGCTCGGCGACCTCGTAGCGCTGTGCCAGTTCCTGCCAGGCCCCGCGAGCAGCCAGGTCGTCTTCGCGATGGGGATGCAGCGCGCCGGCCTCCCCGGAGCGCTCCTCGCGTCCGCGTGCTTCACCTTGCCTTCCGCGTTGCTTATGGTGGGCTTCGCGTACGGCGTCGCAACCGTGGGGAACCTCCAGGGCGCGGGCTGGTTGCACGGCCTCAAGCTCGCCGCGGTCGTCGTCGTCGCCCAGGCCGTGTGGGGCATGGGAAAGAAGCTCTGCACCGATCGAGCGCGCGTATCGCTCTGCCTGGCGGCGGCCGCGATAGTGCTCGCGTTCCCAAGCGCGCTCGCGCAGCTCGGGGTGATCGCGGGCGCCGGCGTCGTCGGCTTGAGGCTGTACCGGAACGACCTCACGCCCGCTCCATCGCCGACTCGCGCGGGCGGATGGCGCGGACACGCGGTGGCCGGATCCGCGCTCCTCGTCTTCCTCGTTCTCCTGGTCGTGCTGCCCGCGCTCTCGTCGGCGACGGGATCGCGCGCGATCGCCGAGCTCGATAGCTTCTACCGCTCGGGATCGCTGGTCTTCGGAGGCGGGCACGTCGTGCTCCCGCTGCTGCGAGCGGAGGTCGTGCCGAGAGGCTGGCTCACCGACGAGCAATTTCTCGCGGGATATGGCGCGGCGCAGGCCCTGCCCGGCCCGATGTTCGCCTTCGCCGCGTATCTCGGAAGCGCCATGAATCCGGGGGATCGGAGCTGGCTCGGCGGGATCTGGTGCCTGCTCGCGATCTTCCTGCCGGCCTGGCTGCTCATCGGAGGCGCGCTCCCGTTCTGGCATCGCCTGCGCGCGAAGCGCTGGGCGCAGGCCGCTCTTGCAGGAGCGAACGCCTCGGTCGTCGGCATACTCCTCGCCGCTCTCTACAACCCCGTGTTCACGGAGGGTGTTCGAGGAGGGGCCGACGCGGTCGCGGCCCTGGTCGGCTTCGGCCTCCTCGAGCACTGGAGAGCGCCGCCATGGCTCGTAGTGGTTGGCATGGCCGCGGCGGGGCAGTGGCTTCTCCCTGCGTGA